The Cicer arietinum cultivar CDC Frontier isolate Library 1 chromosome 1, Cicar.CDCFrontier_v2.0, whole genome shotgun sequence genome contains the following window.
GATTCTTCATTCGCACCCGTTGTTCCTGTACTTCTTGTGGCACTACCTCTCTCGATCAGTTCTTTGATGTTCTCCACATCTGCTACTCGGTACTCTTGCAAGCCAACAATGCAAACTTGCTGCTTACCATCCTCCCTCATGCAAAGCTTTCTgcaaaaatacaacttttaacCACATGAACACATAGACTAATGGAACAAATGTGAAAGAATTTGACTTACTTTCTCTCATTAAGGAGATCATAGAGCTTCCCGCCATATATTTCAAAGAAGCTCACGAACAACTGAAATCCTTGGTTCCGGTATGTATGATGCATCAATCTTAGGATGTCCCTTGATGCTTTAAGCGGCAATGGCTTCATTGTATACGTTTTTCCACTTCCTAGAGAAGCAAATGAAGGTATTTAGAAGTTTGCTCATAGTACAAATTGTCAAAGTCAAGTCGGCGTGAAGTGAAATATCAAGAATTTATCTTTGACATTAAACAAAATGCAAGCATTGATTTAGGaatatctataaaatttcaCCATactcaaacaaaataaaaatataaaaacgcaagatttaaatataaataaccaAAGAGATAACTTATACATATGTATTCAAAGAAATGAAAGTTGGCAAGATTGATTTATAGCCTCAAGAGTAATGGAAGTATCACTTTGTTAGAGATATATGATTTTTGAAGTGGAAGTATCACTTCATAAATAGACATAAACAGAGACTATTTTCAGAacataaatcaaatcaaatatgagATGCTGTTATCACCTGTTTGCCCGTAAGCAAAGCAAGTTGCCTTAGTGCGTTCAAAGATGATTGGAACAATGGGTTCCACTGTTTCACGATACacctaaaaaaacaaaaaggttATATAAATAGTTAAACAAGCATGGATATATCATATGTGCTGTCAATCATtattctgaactgaactgaactgatcACTGAACCAAATTATAGTTACCTCATCATTCGTAACCTCTTCATTCAAGACAGCATCAAAAACAAATTCATGCTTCTCTAAGTACTGAGTTAAGTCAACCTGTAAGGCATATAGATTTTAAAATCTTCAAATATAAAACATCTAGAATTATCATGCAAAAACCTTTTCATAAGAAGTTACATGTGAGGAAGCtagtgaaaaatattattacctTGGTTCATTTCATACTTTTGAAAGCTATTTAATTTCTGAAATAAAATACAGATAATCATACTCACCTTCAGTTTAGTTTCGTGCACTGTTAAAGAATTGGCATATGTCTCTATAATGTCTTCCTCATTCTTTGCTAGTTCTTTCTTATTCAATGGTCTCTTACGAACCTGCATTAGAAGTGACATGCAAATATCAgccaaacaaaatttaaatgctCTTCACAACTGGACAAGATTTCATTTTCACTTTCTGTTCATTGtaccaattttaaatttagttctACCAGTAAGGCATTAAGTACTAATTTGGGTATTGTGCCAACTGCTTGCTAATGCAGTCTTTATgaaaaaagtttcaaatttacCAGGAAACAGTCaacaaaaacatttaaaatggaAAGTAAACGAAACAAGTAAAATGAAACATGCATGATAAATTGAGATAAGCAAGACGACATACCACAACTTTAATCTTTGCCACAGAACTAGACTTCTCTTTGTCAGCAGGTAAACTTTTCAATGTGTTGTCAGGAGCACGAGCTTTAGCAGTCTGTTTGCCCATCATGTAAGGTTCAGAGTCATCAAAGCTTCTTCTACCCCGGATAGGTTGATACAGAGAACTAGACTCATATGCATTGGAGGCTGGCATCTACCACAATAGAGATAAACAAATTATAAGCAAATTTAAACTTTGCAATGCATGATCATCTTCTTCCAATGAGAAAATTAGGGATCAATGGTACTAGTTGAGAACAGGTTAAcctgatattttttatatctatatgATCAgcatatataaaaacaaatcaaCTTTCACAACCAGATTGAGGAAGTGAGTTTAATTAAACCTAACATCATATAAAAAGGAATGAATTGTTAAACATCAAAATTAGGGCAAAGGATCTGCTGAATCCACTGTAACATTTTCCACAAAAGCTAAccataaattcaaatttcacatAGTGTGAACATATCCAAGGACAAATAGTGTCAATGTAAGGCCAAATAGAAAAAAGTGCAGTACGGACAATGAAATtgaataacaacaacaacaacctcaGGAAGAAGTTCAGTGTCAAATGAATGCAGATCCAACAAGCCAGGGCTGAAATCACCGGTTGAGTCTTCACCGTTCATCTTATGAGTCGAGGCACGGTAAGCATCAGGCGGCGAGGAAGGTTCCATATAATAATCACTCCCTCCTCCGTTATAGCTTCTCTGAGCATTCCTATACATTCTCCCTCCCTGCGCTCCGCCGCCGTACAAATTATAATCCTATTTTCATAGAGAATCTCATTAGATCAAATGAttcaaatgaaatcaaaataattagCAATAAGATCGTTATTAACGgcgaaaagaaagaaataagaaATTAATAAAACGAACCTGGAGGGGATTGGATTGGAGATGTTGAAGGCCGGCAGATTGGAGCCATCTGTTACCGGTGGAGGCGCCGTCGAGGAAGTTATCAGAGTACTGACGGTGGTGGTGGACGCCGGTAGCACCACTAGATCTAAGTCCCTGTCTCCCTCCCCCGTTCATCTTGGAGTGAAATCAGATCGGAGCGTTAACGAAATGGAATGAGTAAGAAATGAGTGAAACCGAAGATATAGGAGGAGATAGATTTTAGATACGTTGGCAGCAACAGTCAAGTTATTGTTGGCGAATTGAAAATGAATGaagtaaagaagaagaaaaaaaagaaggtttttgaattttttttgaacagTCTCTCTCTCTTTAGTTGGCACGTGCGACTTGAGGAGTGAAGTGAGTTCTTTCAATAAAACGACGACGTTTAGACGGGGCTGGGTGGGAGTGGTGTCGTGGGAAAGTAGGTCCCGTAGATTTTTGAACTTGTCCCGTTGCCACATGGGTGGGGACCACCGTTGTCTAGTGTGAATTTATCGTTGCGCGCTTGGCTTCGTATTCAAAATTTCTATGACCTTTTAAGATCTTCGTTTCAATCCATGTGGCGATATCTTGGATACGGTTTTTGCTTAGTGAGTGATCGATGGCTACGCAACGCTATTTTGCGCCGATGTCCAAGAAAATTTGATTATGCACCCCTTCAAATAGACTTGCACCTttttaataagtaaaaaaatatatttttatttatcgtAGAAAAATGGTTTAAAAATCATACTCCTTCCACCAAAATTTTCAATacgtaaattatttttctaatattttataggttaaattacattcgaggtcccttaacttaatttcaggtaacgttttagtcttttatcttttttttttcgatttggtcctttattttaattttaagtgaccatttgatattttatgttttaaaatttcaacaatgatatccttttttatacaaaaattcaaaaaaaaaatttaatcaaaactcataaaattaattatattcttcaatataatacaaatttcatcaaattcataacgcaaatcttcaaataaactcatattttcatactttatttgatatttttaggaataaaggactaaatcgagaaaaaaagaagataaatgactaaaacgttacctgaaattaagttaaaggaccacgaatgcaatttagcctattttataCACAAATTAACgctaacaaaaatttattttcaaaatactcagatataaattttttagaattgaCAAaagattttagatttttgaaatatcaatatattttaaagtaCTAATTTGAATATCGGAAATTCCGATAGTTCTTTACTCCtcgaaaaattaaattttgaagtttttgacatgaaattttatttaatttttttaaatagagataaaaaaaaaaaaatacaattatgtATAAATTTGATTGAAGCATTCACAactgattaaatttttttagtcaCGAGAGTTGTCATATCATAGGTAAGAGAAGTGGACCGACAAAATCGAGTAGATGTTATCATTACTCGTTCGGACATAGAGACCGAAAAGAAAGGaatgaagtcaaaattaattatctgTTGTGATAGAAGtggaaaatataagttaaataaaAGTAACTCAAGGACTCCAACTAAAATATGTGATTGTCCGTTTAAATTTAGATAAATATCATTAAAGAATAGTGATGAAcaaattattagtttaatgtgtGTACTTCACAATCATTAATTAGTGACTACCTTTGAGAATAATGCGTTTATGAGACGCTTAAAAGAAGAAGATATAAAATATGTTGACTAACTAACAAAGTACCATGTTGTACCAAGACACATCTTGACATCTTTGAGAGACTGAGATAAGAAGAACATGActaatttttctcaaatttataaGCGACGAACCACATATTGGAGGAACTTTAAAGGGCCCAAAAATTAGATGCAATATatgttgaagttacttgaagtAGATAAATATGCTTGTTGGAATATGACCCATGAATACTACAACCAGAATATGTTTTGGATGACCCAAACTCTCTAACTTTGTTGAACATGTTCCATCTTGTATTTATCATGAAtagcacctacaaaaccaacaaataTAAGTTATCGTTGTTTGAAATTGTCGGTGTAACCTCAATTGGGTTAACATTCAACGTTGCATTTGTTTACATAGACTGTAAGCGTcaagaaatattttattgaatgttggagaagttaaaagagttaTTTGTTTCAAATACCTCATTTTCTCATGTGATTGTGATTGTCATCATAGAAACTTGTTTTGATTAATGCAATTAATGTTGTATTTAcattttcaacaaatttactttgtcaacttCATTCAACAAAAATGTTGAAGTCAAATGGAAACAATATATATTGAAGAAGGACATGCAAAAACCTATTATAGATTTGTGGaggaaaattatttattgttataataAGTTCGAGCGATTTATGCAAATGTTTGAGCAAacatgtgtcgataatattatttgatttgatttgattacgTTAGAGACACATGGTTGACTCCTTACAAGGAAAGATTTATTGAAACATGGACTGATTAAGTGTAGCATCTATGAAATATTACGATCAATATGTATATcattaaaactttatattttgttttatatttatacatgtTTAATATTATGCATGcatgtttgatatatttttttttattgaaatattattttttatgtttgattattagtgttgagtctgctcatttatcattgaagagatttttggaaCATAGTAAACGAGATTCTGTAAGGCATGAGATGATATGATGAAATGTTGAGGTTgcaaattattaagataaaaatgATCATTTGAGACAACTAAGggtcgcaaagagcatataGAGAACAATTAATTCTATGAGAATTTAACTTGAGTTATATTAAGGAAAGCTTTAGCTGAtattgttgataaatacaagagAGTAAACTATGTCGATAATGACAAAGATCCATGTCGTTGTATACTTAAAAACTCTCATGACATGTGAATTAGCACGATACAAGGTGGAAGATGTTCTAATCCCATTTGACGCAgttcatatacattggaggaaattaaccATAAATAGTGGTCAAGAGAAAGAAAAGTTAGAAAATGATTTAGAGTTGGACATTACATCAAATGTGAGTATAATTTGGAAAACATCCAATGTTGTTGGAATGAAGGTATTGAATAGCAATTTGTGGGAAATAACATATTTGAAGACAATATCAATTAGTGCTCTGCTAGATAAGGTCAAAACAAATGGTGGTGGGAAAAGTAAGaaaagtaaaaagtcaaatgaATTTGACATAGATCACAATCCTTCATTTTTTTAGTATGTAGTTACATTTTATTCTAATAATGCAACTACTTAAGTGTCTCAGCAAGCATCTAAACAGGTCTCTCAGTAAGCATCTAAACAAGTCTCTCAGCAAACACTCAAACAAGACTTACAACGACCAGTGTTGAGTGAAGTTAGAAAATATATGAACGAATTGTCTCATCTAATTCATCCACATATTGAAGACATAGATAATGTTAAGGCGAATGGAAACTGTGGATATCGTGTGATAGCTACTTTACTTGGTCATAGTGAAGAATACTAGACAATTGTATAAAGAGATTAAGttcaaacatattttatatgatgCATTATTTGAGGAATGTTTGCAAGATAAACTATTTGCTTCTAAACGATTTGGGAAACCAACCCAATAAGAAGTGAATGAGTATTCCATATATGAGTTACGTgataacaacaaaatataacCTCATTTTTGTCACATTGAGAAAAACTTTTTCTGCACATAATGGAAACCAATCATGTGATAGTATTATCAACATTGAGTTTGTTAATGAAAGTCATTGGGTTGATGTTAAATTGAAATCATCATATTTTTTGCTTCTATTGTATGGCATTGGAAGGACCGCCAGAATGATGAGTCTAAACTATGTTGTATAAGACCACCCATTATCTAATAGTGTGTATATCATT
Protein-coding sequences here:
- the LOC101508265 gene encoding kinesin-like protein KIN-13B, which translates into the protein MNGGGRQGLRSSGATGVHHHRQYSDNFLDGASTGNRWLQSAGLQHLQSNPLQDYNLYGGGAQGGRMYRNAQRSYNGGGSDYYMEPSSPPDAYRASTHKMNGEDSTGDFSPGLLDLHSFDTELLPEMPASNAYESSSLYQPIRGRRSFDDSEPYMMGKQTAKARAPDNTLKSLPADKEKSSSVAKIKVVVRKRPLNKKELAKNEEDIIETYANSLTVHETKLKVDLTQYLEKHEFVFDAVLNEEVTNDEVYRETVEPIVPIIFERTKATCFAYGQTGSGKTYTMKPLPLKASRDILRLMHHTYRNQGFQLFVSFFEIYGGKLYDLLNERKKLCMREDGKQQVCIVGLQEYRVADVENIKELIERGSATRSTGTTGANEESSRSHAILQLAIKRSVDGNESKPPRLVGKLSFIDLAGSERGADTTDNDKQTRIEGAEINKSLLALKECIRALDNDQGHIPFRGSKLTEVLRDSFVGNSRTVMISCISPSSGSCEHTLNTLRYADRVKSLSKGNNSKKDVLSSNFNLKESITVPLSSVTAPAYEDHTADAWHDENEGDDFSPPEEYYEQVKPSLKKNGRMDSYAMTDERLKKPSGLVKWKDLPRVEPKITNPEDDLSALLQEEEDLVNAHRTQVEETMNIVKEEMNLLVEADQPGNQLDDYVTRLNAILSQKAAGILQLQNRLAHFQKRLKEHNVLVSSTGY